In Alteracholeplasma palmae J233, a single genomic region encodes these proteins:
- a CDS encoding GNAT family N-acetyltransferase gives MIRFDEINKDNFYEVLKLEVNESQKNFVSSNVKSLAECYLYRHNNDVFPYAIVIDEIIVGFILIDLDIEEKEFLIWRMMIDKKYQNKGYGKKVILKTIEKAKKMAQFENVTADYVEGNTQMEHLLKTLGFIEVDKDEDNHEIIMSYPLND, from the coding sequence ATGATAAGATTTGATGAAATCAATAAAGATAATTTTTATGAAGTATTAAAATTAGAAGTAAATGAGTCTCAAAAAAATTTTGTTTCATCTAATGTAAAGTCTCTTGCTGAATGTTATTTATATCGTCATAATAATGATGTTTTCCCTTATGCAATCGTTATAGATGAAATCATTGTTGGGTTTATTTTAATTGATTTAGATATAGAAGAAAAAGAATTTTTGATTTGGCGAATGATGATTGATAAGAAGTATCAAAATAAAGGATATGGCAAAAAAGTTATTCTAAAGACAATTGAAAAAGCTAAAAAAATGGCTCAATTTGAAAATGTAACAGCTGATTATGTTGAGGGTAATACTCAAATGGAACATCTTTTAAAAACTCTAGGCTTTATAGAAGTGGATAAAGATGAGGATAACCATGAGATTATCATGTCATATCCACTAAACGATTGA